In Kitasatospora sp. NA04385, a single genomic region encodes these proteins:
- a CDS encoding DUF1254 domain-containing protein, which yields MGNPVGADPAAVRRTAAQAWTWGYPMLENYRMLYPQAIDDADPRYVGGFGVFRHHPQPAAAAGTDAVTPDRDTAHSWAWLDLRAEPWVLEKPATGRYHVLPVHDLDTAYVGFVGSRTTGDGAGRYLIAGPGHRANPPEGFDGVLRADGNLVGIVGRTASAGEGDAPEVERVQAGYLLKPLSEHLGTPRPVAGEPVWPVWRGEEVLGTLEFFSLLDFLLGFFPALPADADLRGRLTELGVGSGDFEPAALPAEVREAMLAGIADARAELARAVEGATAGAVRSGTREQLGTDHLNRALGARTGLYGLPAEEVWSGDGRPWTAGGLEPAVLRFAPGRLPPARFFWSASVHRLPERLPADDGTDRCAIGDRTPGLVHGEDGSLTLYVQHRRPTDPAEAANWLPAPEGPYSVAVRAYGPGPELLDGSWRLPDLTPR from the coding sequence ATGGGGAACCCGGTCGGTGCGGATCCGGCGGCGGTGCGGCGGACGGCGGCGCAGGCGTGGACCTGGGGCTACCCGATGCTGGAGAACTACCGGATGCTCTACCCGCAGGCGATCGACGACGCGGACCCCCGGTACGTCGGGGGCTTCGGCGTGTTCCGGCACCACCCGCAGCCCGCCGCCGCGGCCGGCACCGACGCGGTGACGCCCGACCGCGACACCGCGCACTCGTGGGCCTGGCTGGACCTGCGGGCCGAGCCGTGGGTGCTGGAGAAGCCGGCGACCGGCCGCTACCACGTGCTGCCGGTGCACGACCTGGACACCGCCTATGTCGGCTTCGTCGGCTCGCGGACCACCGGGGACGGCGCGGGCCGCTACCTGATCGCCGGGCCCGGGCACCGGGCGAACCCGCCGGAGGGCTTCGACGGGGTGCTGCGGGCCGACGGGAACCTGGTGGGCATCGTCGGGCGGACGGCCTCGGCGGGGGAGGGGGACGCGCCGGAGGTCGAGCGGGTGCAGGCCGGGTACCTGCTCAAGCCGCTGAGCGAGCACCTGGGCACGCCCCGACCGGTCGCCGGGGAGCCGGTGTGGCCGGTGTGGCGGGGCGAGGAGGTGCTCGGCACCCTGGAGTTCTTCTCGCTGCTCGACTTCCTGCTGGGCTTCTTCCCGGCCCTGCCCGCCGACGCCGACCTGCGCGGCCGGCTGACCGAACTGGGCGTCGGCAGCGGCGACTTCGAGCCGGCGGCGCTGCCCGCCGAGGTGCGCGAGGCGATGCTGGCGGGCATCGCGGACGCCCGGGCGGAGCTGGCCCGGGCCGTCGAGGGGGCGACCGCCGGCGCGGTTAGGTCCGGCACCCGGGAGCAGCTCGGCACCGACCACCTGAACCGGGCGCTGGGCGCCCGCACGGGCCTGTACGGCCTGCCCGCGGAGGAGGTCTGGTCCGGCGACGGCCGGCCGTGGACGGCGGGCGGCCTGGAGCCCGCGGTGCTGCGCTTCGCGCCCGGGCGGCTCCCGCCGGCCCGGTTCTTCTGGTCGGCGTCGGTGCACCGGCTCCCGGAACGGCTCCCGGCCGACGACGGGACCGACCGGTGCGCGATCGGCGACCGCACCCCCGGCCTGGTGCACGGCGAGGACGGCTCGCTGACCCTGTACGTCCAGCACCGGCGCCCCACCGACCCGGCCGAGGCGGCGAACTGGCTGCCCGCCCCCGAGGGCCCGTACTCCGTCGCGGTGCGCGCCTACGGCCCCGGGCCCGAACTGCTGGACGGCAGCTGGCGGCTGCCCGACCTGACCCCCCGATGA
- a CDS encoding NAD-dependent epimerase/dehydratase family protein, with translation MDILLLGGSKFLGLAYATEALARGHRVTTFNRGVSRTDPPGVEAVHGDRANPDDLRRLVEGRHWDAVVDTSGQQPHDVATAARLLSGRAGHYGFVSSVHAFADWPARPVDADSPTLDCPGDLPPDQPFANALKAGCERALRDHFDGPAAILNCGLLIGPHEPIGRLPWWLDRIARGGRVLAPGTPDRPLSLIDARDFAAFGLDLAQRRAAGRYLTTAPIRSTTTGEFLDACRTATGSDAELVWTPDADLLAAGVSPWVELPLWAPAADGWHGTWRADPATALAAGLRVRPLLDTVTDTWAWLEAGGRAEVAYRQLDTPLGIDPAKEREILAGA, from the coding sequence ATGGACATCCTTCTGCTCGGCGGCTCCAAGTTCCTCGGCCTCGCCTACGCCACCGAGGCGCTCGCCCGCGGCCACCGCGTCACCACCTTCAACCGCGGCGTCAGCCGCACCGACCCGCCCGGCGTCGAAGCCGTCCACGGCGACCGCGCGAACCCCGACGACCTGCGCCGCCTCGTCGAAGGACGGCACTGGGACGCCGTCGTCGACACCTCCGGCCAGCAGCCCCACGACGTCGCCACCGCCGCCCGGCTGCTCAGCGGCCGCGCCGGGCACTACGGCTTCGTCTCCTCCGTCCACGCCTTCGCCGACTGGCCCGCCCGCCCGGTCGACGCCGACTCCCCCACCCTCGACTGCCCCGGCGACCTCCCGCCCGACCAGCCCTTCGCCAACGCGCTCAAGGCCGGGTGCGAACGCGCCCTGCGCGACCACTTCGACGGACCCGCCGCGATCCTCAACTGCGGCCTGCTGATCGGCCCGCACGAACCCATCGGCCGGCTCCCCTGGTGGCTCGACCGGATCGCCCGCGGCGGCCGGGTGCTCGCCCCCGGCACCCCCGACCGCCCGCTCAGCCTGATCGACGCCCGCGACTTCGCCGCGTTCGGCCTCGACCTCGCGCAGCGGCGGGCCGCCGGACGCTACCTCACCACCGCGCCGATCCGCTCGACGACCACGGGGGAGTTCCTCGACGCCTGCCGCACCGCGACCGGCTCCGACGCCGAACTCGTCTGGACGCCGGACGCCGACCTGCTCGCCGCCGGGGTCTCCCCCTGGGTGGAACTCCCGCTCTGGGCCCCCGCCGCCGACGGCTGGCACGGCACCTGGCGGGCCGACCCGGCGACCGCGCTCGCCGCGGGCCTGCGCGTGCGCCCGCTGCTCGACACCGTCACCGACACCTGGGCCTGGCTCGAAGCCGGCGGCCGCGCGGAGGTCGCCTACCGGCAGCTGGACACGCCGCTGGGGATCGACCCGGCGAAGGAGCGGGAGATCCTCGCCGGGGCGTGA
- a CDS encoding RNA polymerase sigma factor, whose amino-acid sequence MTTGQPHPVGPSPVLRAYGACVDGLFTYCLSVLCEHEAATAAVLEVRDLAQRHGDRIDDPALLRAWLYALARHRCLARLDGEAEQDGAPPPGSRGPSGPGAVRERRRELASLAWPEAAGTDPEQREALELAVRHRLDGAEVAAVLGLSTEAAAALLDAAGAEVGRTRTALLVLGVGSCPELAQLGGVGAESWRGWVLGPALRRELVVHLVECPTCRGTAERVAGQLGHGLAGLPGLPLLAAPGPLRPAAAPPSGGTAFLAGAAAGRRIAQGPVPPRFDQRGFPGTGSPRRRAVRRCGSGW is encoded by the coding sequence GTGACCACCGGCCAGCCCCACCCCGTCGGCCCGTCCCCGGTACTCCGGGCGTACGGCGCGTGCGTCGACGGGCTGTTCACCTACTGCCTGTCCGTGCTCTGCGAGCACGAAGCCGCCACCGCGGCCGTCCTGGAGGTCCGCGACCTGGCCCAGCGCCACGGCGACCGGATCGACGACCCGGCGCTGCTGCGCGCCTGGCTGTACGCGCTGGCCCGGCACCGCTGCCTGGCCCGGCTCGACGGTGAGGCCGAGCAGGACGGCGCGCCCCCGCCCGGCTCCCGGGGCCCGTCCGGGCCCGGCGCGGTCCGCGAGCGGCGCCGCGAACTCGCCTCGCTGGCCTGGCCGGAGGCGGCCGGCACCGACCCGGAGCAGCGCGAGGCGCTGGAGCTGGCGGTGCGGCACCGGCTGGACGGCGCGGAGGTCGCGGCGGTGCTCGGCCTGAGCACCGAGGCCGCGGCGGCGCTGCTGGACGCGGCGGGCGCCGAGGTCGGCCGGACCAGGACGGCGCTGCTGGTGCTCGGCGTCGGCTCCTGCCCGGAGCTGGCCCAGCTCGGCGGCGTCGGCGCGGAGTCCTGGCGGGGCTGGGTGCTGGGCCCGGCGCTGCGCCGGGAGCTGGTGGTGCACCTGGTGGAGTGCCCGACCTGCCGGGGCACCGCGGAGCGGGTCGCGGGCCAGCTCGGGCACGGCCTGGCGGGGCTGCCCGGCCTGCCGCTGCTGGCCGCGCCGGGGCCGCTGCGCCCGGCGGCCGCGCCGCCGTCCGGCGGTACGGCGTTCCTGGCGGGCGCGGCGGCGGGCCGGCGGATCGCGCAGGGCCCGGTCCCGCCGCGGTTCGACCAGCGCGGCTTCCCCGGCACCGGGTCGCCCCGGCGCCGCGCGGTTCGGCGGTGCGGCAGCGGGTGGTGA
- the radA gene encoding DNA repair protein RadA, with protein MAARTKTTAKPRPSYRCTECGAQLLKWVGRCTECNAWGTVEEYGAVPIRTTAAGPVSAPAKPIAQVDGQVATARTTGVPELDRVLGGGLVPGAVVLLAGEPGVGKSTLLLDVAAKAASDRHRTLYVTGEESAGQVRLRADRINALSEHLYLAAEQDLGAVLGHIDAVNPGLLVLDSVQTIASAELDGAPGGPAQVREVAGALIRASKERGMATLLVGHVTKDGQIAGPRLLEHLVDVVLSFEGDRHARLRLIRGVKNRYGATDEVGCFELHDEGIVGLADPSGLFLTRRDKPVPGTCLTVTLEGKRPLVAEVQALMVDSQIPSPRRTTSGLESPRIAMILAVVERHGGVKLGKQDIYTATVGGVKLTEPSADLAIALAVASSSTDTPLPNNLVAIGEVGLAGEVRRVTGVQRRLAEAHRLGFTHALVPPDPGKVPAGMTVVEVSDIGEALRAIPGRRPRSKARQDAAPPVRPAADPAAQALARARAQAPVPAFPEELMAGWEPVDSDELA; from the coding sequence ATGGCTGCCCGTACCAAGACCACCGCGAAGCCGCGCCCCTCGTACCGCTGCACCGAGTGCGGCGCCCAACTGCTCAAGTGGGTCGGCCGCTGCACGGAGTGCAACGCCTGGGGCACGGTGGAGGAGTACGGCGCGGTGCCGATCCGGACGACCGCGGCCGGGCCGGTCTCCGCGCCCGCCAAGCCGATCGCGCAGGTGGACGGCCAGGTCGCCACCGCCCGCACCACCGGCGTCCCGGAGCTGGACCGGGTGCTCGGCGGCGGCCTGGTGCCGGGCGCCGTGGTGCTGCTGGCGGGCGAGCCCGGCGTCGGCAAGTCCACCCTGCTGCTGGACGTGGCGGCGAAGGCCGCGAGCGACCGGCACCGCACGCTGTACGTCACCGGCGAGGAGTCGGCCGGCCAGGTGCGGCTGCGCGCGGACCGGATCAACGCCCTCTCCGAGCACCTCTACCTGGCCGCCGAACAGGACCTGGGCGCGGTGCTCGGCCACATCGACGCGGTCAACCCCGGCCTGCTGGTCCTCGACTCGGTGCAGACCATCGCCTCCGCCGAGCTGGACGGCGCCCCCGGCGGCCCCGCGCAGGTCCGCGAGGTGGCGGGCGCGCTGATCCGGGCCTCCAAGGAGCGCGGCATGGCCACCCTGCTGGTCGGCCACGTCACCAAGGACGGCCAGATCGCCGGCCCCCGCCTGCTGGAGCACCTGGTGGACGTGGTGCTCTCCTTCGAGGGCGACCGGCACGCCCGGCTGCGGCTGATCCGCGGCGTCAAGAACCGTTACGGCGCGACCGACGAGGTCGGCTGCTTCGAGCTGCACGACGAGGGCATCGTCGGCCTGGCCGACCCCTCGGGCCTGTTCCTGACCCGCCGCGACAAGCCCGTCCCCGGCACCTGCCTGACGGTCACGCTGGAGGGCAAGCGCCCGCTGGTGGCCGAGGTGCAGGCGCTGATGGTCGACTCGCAGATCCCCTCGCCGCGGCGCACCACTTCCGGCCTGGAGTCGCCGCGGATCGCGATGATCCTGGCGGTGGTCGAGCGGCACGGCGGCGTGAAGCTCGGCAAGCAGGACATCTACACCGCCACCGTCGGCGGCGTGAAGCTCACCGAGCCCTCGGCGGACCTCGCGATCGCCCTGGCGGTGGCCTCCTCCTCGACCGACACGCCGCTGCCGAACAACCTGGTGGCGATCGGCGAGGTCGGCCTGGCGGGCGAGGTGCGGCGGGTGACGGGCGTGCAGCGCCGGCTCGCCGAGGCGCACCGGCTCGGCTTCACGCACGCCCTCGTCCCGCCGGATCCGGGCAAGGTCCCGGCGGGCATGACGGTGGTGGAGGTCTCCGACATCGGCGAGGCGCTGCGCGCGATCCCCGGCCGCCGCCCCCGCTCGAAGGCCCGTCAGGACGCCGCGCCGCCGGTCCGCCCGGCCGCGGATCCGGCCGCCCAGGCGCTCGCCCGGGCCCGCGCCCAGGCCCCCGTCCCGGCCTTCCCGGAGGAGCTGATGGCGGGCTGGGAGCCGGTCGACTCGGACGAACTGGCTTGA
- the disA gene encoding DNA integrity scanning diadenylate cyclase DisA, whose amino-acid sequence MRASLSAIAPGTALRDGLERVLRANTGGLIVLGFDKSVDALCTGGFVLDVEFTATRLRELCKLDGAVIMDKDLTKILRAGVHLMPDANIPTDETGTRHRTAERVNRQTGYPVVAVSHSMRLIAIYVNGARRVLEDSTTVLSRANQALATLERYKLRLDEVAGTLSALEIEDLVTVRDVSAVVQRLEMVRLIAGEIAGYVLELGTDGRLLSLQLDELIAGVEPERELVVRDYFPDRAAKKGRTVTEVLSDLEALTHAELLDLQTVAKALGYTGTPESLDSAVSPRGYRLLAKVPRLPNTVIERLVDHFGGLQKLLAASIDDLQTVEGVGETRARSVREGLSRLAESSILERYV is encoded by the coding sequence CTGCGGGCTTCCCTCAGTGCGATCGCGCCGGGCACGGCGCTGCGGGACGGCCTGGAGCGGGTGCTCCGGGCCAACACCGGCGGCCTGATCGTCCTCGGCTTCGACAAGAGCGTGGACGCGCTGTGCACCGGCGGTTTCGTGCTGGACGTCGAGTTCACCGCCACCCGGCTGCGCGAGCTGTGCAAGCTGGACGGCGCGGTGATCATGGACAAGGACCTCACCAAGATCCTGCGCGCGGGCGTCCACCTGATGCCGGACGCGAACATCCCCACCGACGAGACCGGCACCCGCCACCGCACCGCGGAGCGGGTCAACCGGCAGACCGGCTACCCGGTGGTCGCGGTCTCGCACTCGATGCGGCTGATCGCCATCTACGTCAACGGCGCGCGCCGGGTGCTGGAGGACTCCACCACGGTGCTGTCCCGGGCCAACCAGGCGCTGGCCACCCTGGAGCGCTACAAGCTCCGCCTCGACGAGGTGGCCGGCACCCTGTCCGCCCTGGAGATCGAGGACCTGGTCACCGTCCGGGACGTCTCGGCGGTGGTGCAGCGCCTGGAGATGGTCCGGCTGATCGCCGGCGAGATCGCCGGGTACGTGCTGGAGCTGGGCACCGACGGCCGGCTGCTGTCGCTGCAGCTGGACGAGCTGATCGCGGGCGTCGAGCCGGAGCGCGAGCTCGTCGTGCGCGACTACTTTCCGGACCGGGCGGCCAAGAAGGGCCGCACCGTCACCGAGGTGCTCTCCGACCTGGAGGCGCTCACCCACGCCGAGCTGCTGGACCTGCAGACCGTCGCCAAGGCGCTCGGCTACACCGGCACCCCCGAGTCGCTGGACTCCGCGGTCTCCCCGCGCGGCTACCGGCTGCTGGCCAAGGTGCCGCGGCTGCCCAACACCGTCATCGAGCGGCTGGTCGACCACTTCGGCGGCCTGCAGAAGCTGCTCGCCGCGTCCATCGACGACCTGCAGACCGTGGAGGGCGTCGGCGAGACCCGGGCCCGCTCGGTGCGCGAGGGCCTGTCCCGGCTCGCCGAGTCCTCCATTCTGGAGCGGTACGTCTAG
- a CDS encoding DUF1254 domain-containing protein, with product MADATPEMLAAEAFVYGSPLVANLTTVDTIHRRGIGSIPAVEWNSFGHADRLADQHAEFVSVNNDTVYSVAPLDLSAGPLLLHVPDTGGAYDVLQFIDAWTNNFAYAGRRSSGTAEQSWLVAPPGWRGTAPEGVPVITAPTAVAVLAVRNYCAGPDDLPRVRDLQRQLTLTPLADGGTPAGLPEPDAGVPAELLFLERLRRWAAAFPPAADDVAFQQRFAPIGLLDQGRSPYLDGPAEWAAALAKGLAAGRERVEAATVGAGDPTGEWTANLHLFDYNLDFLGPGTRDEPQWRIADRRAAYLTRAVAARAGLWGNHAYEAAYATTYNDADGVPLSGAHAYTLRFEQTPPVGAFWSVTMYGTPDYLLVGNEIDRYSIGDRTPGLVHGEDGSLTLYVQHRRPTDPEELANWLPAPEGGFRPMVRMYQPQDAVLDGSYRLPAIRLR from the coding sequence ATGGCTGACGCCACGCCCGAGATGCTGGCCGCCGAGGCCTTCGTGTACGGCTCCCCGCTGGTCGCCAACCTGACCACGGTGGACACGATCCACCGCCGGGGCATCGGGTCGATCCCGGCCGTGGAGTGGAACTCCTTCGGCCACGCCGACCGGCTCGCCGACCAGCACGCCGAGTTCGTGTCGGTGAACAACGACACGGTGTACTCGGTCGCCCCGCTGGACCTGTCCGCCGGCCCGCTGCTGCTGCACGTCCCGGACACCGGCGGCGCGTACGACGTGCTCCAGTTCATCGACGCCTGGACGAACAACTTCGCCTACGCGGGCCGCCGTTCGTCCGGCACCGCCGAGCAGTCCTGGCTGGTCGCCCCGCCCGGCTGGCGGGGCACCGCCCCGGAGGGCGTGCCGGTGATCACCGCGCCGACGGCGGTGGCGGTGCTCGCGGTGCGCAACTACTGCGCCGGGCCGGACGACCTGCCGCGGGTCCGGGACCTTCAGCGGCAGCTGACGCTCACCCCGCTCGCGGACGGCGGCACCCCGGCCGGGCTGCCGGAGCCGGACGCCGGCGTCCCGGCGGAACTGCTCTTCCTGGAGCGGCTGCGGCGGTGGGCGGCGGCCTTCCCGCCCGCCGCCGACGACGTCGCCTTCCAGCAGCGCTTCGCCCCGATCGGCCTGCTCGACCAGGGCCGCTCGCCGTACCTGGACGGCCCCGCCGAGTGGGCGGCGGCGCTGGCCAAGGGCCTGGCGGCGGGCCGGGAACGGGTGGAGGCGGCGACCGTCGGCGCCGGCGACCCCACCGGCGAGTGGACGGCCAACCTGCACCTGTTCGACTACAACCTGGACTTCCTCGGCCCCGGCACCCGGGACGAGCCGCAGTGGCGGATCGCCGACCGCCGCGCCGCCTACCTGACCCGGGCGGTCGCCGCCCGGGCCGGCCTGTGGGGCAACCACGCCTACGAGGCCGCGTACGCCACCACCTACAACGACGCGGACGGCGTCCCGCTGAGCGGCGCCCACGCGTACACCCTGCGCTTCGAGCAGACCCCGCCGGTGGGCGCGTTCTGGTCGGTGACGATGTACGGCACCCCGGACTACCTGCTGGTCGGCAACGAGATCGACCGGTACTCGATCGGCGACCGCACCCCCGGCCTGGTGCACGGCGAGGACGGCTCGCTGACCCTGTACGTCCAGCACCGGCGGCCCACCGACCCCGAGGAGCTCGCGAACTGGCTGCCCGCGCCCGAGGGCGGGTTCCGGCCGATGGTGCGGATGTACCAGCCGCAGGACGCGGTGCTCGACGGCAGCTACCGGCTCCCGGCCATCCGGCTGCGCTGA
- a CDS encoding helix-turn-helix domain-containing protein, producing MADRTKEREVTDVATLKALADPLRLAVLGALMKHDPEPRSVKEVAAELDEAPTKLYRHVKQLEQVGLVYVAETRLVSGIVESRYRSAQQSLRLSPQVYAEGDEPPPALGAILAAMDLVRSDFRRHFLAGRIDLTPAAQGNPQPGKFAHATFRLSPERLRRLRTRLDEALDEVFAEGDSTDPDAVEVALFALLYAVRPPQAEPGQERAPERD from the coding sequence GTGGCTGATCGGACGAAGGAGCGCGAGGTCACCGACGTCGCGACGCTCAAGGCGCTGGCCGACCCGCTGCGGCTGGCCGTGCTCGGGGCACTGATGAAGCACGACCCCGAGCCGAGGTCGGTGAAGGAGGTCGCGGCGGAGCTGGACGAGGCGCCGACCAAGCTGTACCGGCACGTCAAGCAGCTGGAGCAGGTCGGGCTGGTGTACGTGGCGGAGACCCGGCTGGTGTCCGGGATCGTGGAGAGCCGCTACCGCTCGGCCCAGCAGTCACTGCGGCTGTCGCCGCAGGTGTACGCGGAGGGCGACGAGCCGCCGCCCGCGCTGGGGGCGATCCTCGCCGCGATGGACCTGGTGCGCTCCGACTTCCGGCGCCACTTCCTGGCGGGCCGGATCGACCTGACCCCGGCGGCGCAGGGCAACCCGCAGCCCGGCAAGTTCGCGCACGCCACCTTCCGGCTCAGCCCGGAACGGCTGCGGCGGCTGCGCACCCGGCTCGACGAGGCGCTGGACGAGGTGTTCGCGGAGGGCGACTCCACCGACCCGGACGCCGTCGAGGTCGCGCTGTTCGCCCTGCTGTACGCCGTGCGGCCGCCGCAGGCGGAGCCGGGCCAGGAGCGGGCGCCGGAGCGGGACTAG